The sequence GTCTTTTTGGGTTATCCTATTGGGGTTAAAGGTTACAAGGTAATGAATCTATCCACCAAAGCTGTGTTTGTTTCTAGAGATGTTTACTTTCATGAAAATATCTTTCATTTTGCTACTACTGTACAAGATTTTTCTGATCCCTTTGTTACTGAGGTTGATGCTTCTGCTTCTGCTATAGATCCTTTTGTTACTCCTGTCAGCATACCAGATGCTCCCATTGAGTCTTCTCCTCCTTGTACTTCTTTGATTTCACCTTCCCAACCTTCTTCAACTCCTTCACCCAGTTCTACTCCTCCTTGTGTGCCTTTGGTTACCTCTAATTCCCTTGATACTGCTTTTTTTGTTCCTAACATTCCTAATGCAGATCCTCCACCAACCAGAAAGTCCACCAGAACTCACAAAACTTCAGTATACTTACAGGACTATGCTTGCAATTCAGCTGCCATATCACCTTCAGCTACCTCTTCTCATGTCTCAGGGACTCCTTATGACATTGCAGATTGTCTCACTTATTGTCATTTGGATCCAAACTATCAGTCCTATCTCATGACTGTTAGTCATGGTCATCAGGCACCTCAGTACTTCCATCAAGCTGTCACAGATCCTCTTTGGAGGGAGGCTATGGATAAAGAAATTCAAGCCTTAAAACAGACTCATACTTGGGTGCTTACCCCTTTGCCACTAGGTAAAAGACCTATTGGGTGTAAATGGGTCTATAGAGTGAAGCTAAATCCTGATGGCACTGTAGAAAGGTACAAAGCAAGGCTGGTTGCTAAAGGATACACCTAAAGGGAAGGGCTTGACTTCTTAGAGACTTTTAGTCCTGTTGCTAAGACTGTTTCTGTGAGGGTTTTGATTGCTCTAGCTTCAGCCAAAGGGTGGCCTTTACACCAACTAGACATAAACAATGCGTTTCTCCATGGTGATCTTGATGAGGAGGTATACATGGATTTGCCTCTTGGTTTTCACAGTAAGGGGGAGTCTCATAGTTCCACTTCTGCTACTCCTTTGGTATGCAAATTGGTGAAGTCCTTATATGGTCTTAAACAAGTTTCAAGGCAATGGAATGCTAAACTTTCTGCTACCATTGTGCAGCTTGGCTTCAAACAATCTCAGGCAGATCATTCCTTGTTTGTCCATACTGATGGTTCTTCTTTTACTGCATTATTGGTGTATGTAGATGATATGATAATTACAGGAAATGACTCAGCTTGTGTTGCCAAGTTAAAATTCTTGTTAGACCAGAAATTTGGAATCAAAGATCTTGGTTCACTCAAGTACTTTTTGGGTTTGGAAATTGCAAGAAGTGCTAAAGGTATTAGCATTAACCAAAGAAAATATGCTCTTGAGGTTCTAAAAGAGGCAGGAATGCTTGGTTGCAAACCTGTCAAGTCACCAATGGAACAACAATTGAAACTATCCAAGGCAGATGGGGAGTTACTTAAAGATGCAGGGCAATACAGGAGGTTAATAGGAAAATTGATGTACTTGACTTTGAGCAGGCCTGATATAGCCTATGCAGTTCATAGACTTAGTCAATATTTGGCTCAACCTCGAATTCCACACATGAAGGCAGCCACTAGAATCCTCCAATACATCAAAGGTACACCAGGACAAGGGGTATTCTTCCCTGTTGAATCAGACCTACAGCTAAAGGCATTCTGTGATGCTGACTGGGCAGGCTGCCCTGACACAAGGAAATCCTTGACTGGTTATTGTGTTTTCTTGGGCGattctttaatttcttggagATCTAAAAAGCAAGACATAGTGTCTAGATCCTCTGTTGAAGCAGAGTACAGATCCATGGCCACCACCACATGTGAAGTTACTTGGTTGCTTTACTTGTTAAGAGACTTGCACATTCCACATGAGAGACCAGTGTTGTTGTACTGTGACAACCAGGCAGCCATACATATCTCTGCAAATCTTGTATTCCATGAGAGATCAAAACACATAGAAGCAGACTGTCATAAAGTCAGAAACAGAGTGTTGGATGGAACCATCAAGATGTTTTATGTCTCTTCAAGGAATCAACTGGCAGATATATTCACAAAAGCACTTGGGGTTGATCAATTTTCCAGATTATTAGCAAGGCTGGGAGTCATCAACATTTTTGCTCAAAATACAGTATCCAGAGTATAAGAAGCACAATCAAGAAACAAGAGCTttgctcttgagggggagtattaAAACAGCACAGCAAGATGCTTCCTTGCATCAAGGAGAAATCCATTTTGCTAATCAGATTAGCTCACAACTTCAAGGTGACAAAGACATTGATCAAACGGCTGCTATGGCTATGATTGAAGTAATGCCTCACTATGATCAAGTGTTGTACTCAATGCAGTAGATGATGCCACGTATGCAAGGATGTTGAGAAGGTGATTGGACACGTGTGCATGAGCTGGAATGCAATTGTAACAGACTTTCCCCTCTTTTAGGGAGttagttttttaatagttttcttTGGTTACTTTAGTCTTTGTATATAAATATAGGGTCAGAGCTAGTATTATTTGATTGCTTTCATTTCACTCTTTCATCAATAAAGGTTCATTTCTATTTAGAGTGAGAGCACAAGATTTTATAGCAACATAATTATCATAATTTGATTTTCAGTTGgcagaatctttttttttttttcctttctctcccctttggatttcaaaaaataagaGCTCAGTGAATTAAAAATCCAGAGTTTAATAACCATGGAAAAGGGCATCTATTGAATTTCAAGTGTTCAGTAATGAATagaatagggaaaaaaaaatttaatagttcAATTTCTGTCCATAAACAATGACATTGGAGTCATTCTATGAATGTTTCACATACTTGTACTTAGACACTGTAAACATAATATATGCACGGGTAACTGGTCTCAGTTCTACATAAACACCCAGATAAAACCAAATTCTTGATGCAGAACTAATACAATTCCATAAGATTCCTCACAATTTACATACAAGTACAATATCTAAACGATTTTTCCAAAGATTATGAATTTTGAAACGCAGGTGTCCACAATAAAAGAAAGAGCAAGACATAAGCAACACAGGCACCTATCTAGTATTATCTTCATACACAGATCATTCATCTACACAATTACATATCCAGGTATTTACGTGTTTATCATCATCAGTTCATCACCATGATCACACAGAGGATCCATAAAAGTAAATTTCCATGTGTGACAGCGAGAGCAAAACAGTTTcgcataaaaattaaaaccaaatgtATCAGCAGGTGATGAGAAAATATCTATTCCTGGCccatctgtgtgtgtgtgtgtgtgaaagagagagagagtggaaaAAGTTAGCAATGTAATGATGCATTTTACTAGGGCTAGACTGGAAGGGTGCACGTACATAATATAGTCAAGAGTAACGAgtgaagaattaaaaaaagaacatgCTCTTTGGTTTAGAGTCCAAATTACTTGAGCATGGACATTTATTACTTAATATTTTGATTGAATGCTCTAACGTGATATTTTGGCCTGCTCAAACGTGATTCTTAACAAATTCAATATACAGGGAACAAGaagttgtgtttgatttggaaCATCAGTTTGAAGGTACGAGGGACTATGTATGTATATAATTGGGACACCAATTCTTTTACGGCCACAACCTTTGCCACACCTTGCAAGAATTAATCATGATTTGCTTAAAGTTTGTCACATGGCATGAAAAGGGGAGTAAAGCTTCAGCTCATTTTGCATGAGACGGactttataaaacaaaaattgcaagagACGGATGATATCAaacccattttccttttctaaaacaacaagaaaaagTTTCCCCATGTAGATGtcgttggaaaaaaaaaaaaaaaaaaaaaaaaaacttatcaaagAGGAAGATGAGGAAGGTTCAATCCAGAAAAATGAACACTTTTGGATgtcttttctttccatttcttaAGCCCTTACATTCCAAACATGAACACTGATGTTATAACATTAGcatccaaaaatatatttcatatcCCGTTCTTTCGTactactcaattttttttgcaaaatattaCAATGTTTAACAAATTTGGAGAGAACTATAGAATTCGTAATAAGTTATCTttctctgtcttttttttttttttttttttattcaaacacTCTcacttcaacaacaaaaaaaatttggatatataaaaaaattgaagaagatgtataaagtgtatttgaaaagtgagtagttaaaatataaaaaagtgattttacttttgtactttaaaatttacaaaatcgGATGTAAATactctcaaaatatatatatatatatatatatgtggccATTGGTGCCTTCGGAATAAAGTATATAAACTCCTGAATCCTAATGCAGCAAAACTCCCCAAGTTATTAAGTAATAAGTATATGGTCTAtgaaattgcatttttttttaatggggaaattgcatttttcttttaagctttttattttataatattcttctGAAGCTTCCCTTTCTTAAAGTCACGAGTTTTTCGTAAAAATACAGTTGTGTATATTATTTGtacattcttttttattttttatagataagAATTTACTATGTGCACTGgtcatttctttctttattatcaaacagTACTAAGAATAGTTACAACAGTCAACCAACGATGTCAACAGTCAACTCGTCAGATTCTTGGGAACGAGTCCTGAACCAAATTGCAAGCTACGCAACAAGTCCACTAGATAGATCTAGACTGACAGAACCAACGACAGAGAAATGTGGAAATGCTGGCTTCATTATTTCTTGTGCTACGCGGAAGATATAAGGTTCGAAGTGAAATTTCCACGATGATTTGTAGAAATCATTCAAAGTCATTAgtcaagaagaaagaaaaagtagttGCACTCATTTAAGTGACGTTTTCAGCAGTGAGGACTTCAGGAAATTTTTTCAGGTGTTCATCAATAAGCATAAATTacattatctaataaaaagaaaattttatatattgacaacgataacaattaaaaaatacacatatacataaaatttacaattgttttctacgagttttcatattttgaaatcgttgcataatagtctcattatcaatgctacaagctacatttttttcaatatacacaaccaagcaatcattcatccattgATCTCCCATTCGATTGCGCAGTTCATTCTTTACATATTTCATTgctgaaaaacttctttctactGTTGCAGTAGAAATTGGAAGGGTCAAAACTAGCTTCACTAGCAAATAGACTAATGGATAAGTTTCATGTTTTCTTGTACTCACTAACTTTTCAGCAAGTTCACTAACTCCTTGAAGCTCTAAAAAGAAGTCATTGCTGTGcatatcaaaaatataattctgCAGTTGAGAGTCAAGTGCCAAAATATCTGTCCCAAGAAAATTAGAGGGATAGAACTTAGCTAAACGTATCAACTTTTCCTTATCGAAAACCACAAATGAATTACTTGGATTCAAGCAAGCCATACAAAGTAGCAAATCGGTATTCGCCTCAGAAAAGCGGTTGTTAAGCTCTTGAAGTTGCATATCTATGACTGTGTAGAATAGCTCAACACGATAAtaatgtaaatttgtattttgttgggtgTTGCGTCGCGGCCTCCCACTAACTACAAATATCGCTTCCATGTTCAAGATAGGAATATCATGTGAGGTACAAAATAAAGATACTTCAGCCAATAAAGATGCCCATCCATCATCTCTTATTACTTGCAACAGTTGCTTAGACACTTTAACAAGATCCATAGCATTTActatatcttgatttttttttttttttttttttttttgtaatgctattgacaactcatttgtgatccctaaaatatttttcatcaagtgtagagtaaagacaaattcaaaagaaagaattgacCTCATAATAGATCGAGCTTCAACTTTTTGGTCGGAGATgccatcttcttcaataatctctagtacatcaacaacaacaacagagaACACCAAAATCAAGCTAAGAATAGTCCCATAATATGATCCCCAACGTGTATCACCAGGACATTTAAGATTTGTCTCTTGATTCAAACCTTGCCCACTTCTACGTGCACCATTCTCCaaaatcttctttaattttggcaaattgtGTATCTCGAAGAGCATCTCATCTTTTACAAGAGCCTCCAACAACAGTTACTAAATTActaaccacataaaaaaattcagcaatgttaatgtgatttttagcaACAGTAACAAGTGTCAATTGAAGTTGATGAGCAAAACAATGGACATAAAATGCTGACTtgttctctttcaaaattaaagttttgagacCATTGATATCACATTGCATATTACTAGCCCCGTCATAACCTTGCCCACGTAGGTTCGATAAACTCAAATTATGTTCACAAAGTAAACATTCAATAGCATGTTTGAGTGACAAAGCGGTAGTACTTACTACATGTACAATACCAAGGAATCGCTCTATAATAATTCCTTCTTTGTTCACATAACGAAGAACGAGGGTCATTTGTTCTTTCACTGAGATATCACGTGACTCATCaactaatattgaaaagaacccattgtcaagattcttgatgatggctttggaTGTTTCACGTGCAATTATATTCACAATGTCTTTTTGAATATCAGGGTGGGTAAGCTTGCAATTTTTCAGAACTTTTTGCAACACTTCATTGATAGATTCATTGTGATCCcccaaaaattgtacaagctCAAGGAAATTTCCTTTATCACTTGAACCTTGAGATTCATCGTGACCACGAAAAGCTAATCCCCGGCATAAAATGAATCTTATGCAATTAActattgcatttaattgaatctgatattcaattttatcttgatttgattGCTTAACAAAAACACTTTGAATGTGTTGCTTTTCCTTCAATAGATCTTCACTCTTCTGGACAGCTTGGTAATGAGCACTATTAACTCCTCCAACATGGGAATTTAACTTATCTTTCTAattccaaagtttgaatcccttcgtTACAAAAGTGTCACCTCCTCCTTGCTTACCAACATCTTGCCCAAATAGGtagcaataaaaacaaaatactgcATCTTTGTCTATACTATATTCCAACCAGTATCTATTTTTATACCATTTGGATATAAATCGACTGGGCTTTCCAGAAAAATAAGATATAGGGTAATCATCATTGTGTAAAACAGGTTGACAAGGGccttttgttaaataatatcttcttatttcatcatgATGATTAGGATGATAAGATGATATTTTTTGTCGTAGCCCAGGATCTGAAGGAAGATTCTCTAAGTTAAAGTTAACACGAATTTGCttaaaagatgaagatgaatcttgCGCAGGAGCTGAATCTTGGGTAcatggttttcttatcaaatatttgtccataattctagcaaaggaataaacaataaactataagtttatttgaaatattaataaaattattaattattgttgtttagttgtttaattaatttgtttgtcttttataaactataatttgttacattattgtttcattaattataaaattattaattattatttagcctaacataatctaatttatttgtcttttataatgtattggttaattatactgctttaattattgttgtttagcgtaacaataaactatattactttaatttgtttgtcattaattatattactttaatttgttatattgtttagtcCCTTgtgcacattacactaaaagaaCCAAACATTATACATCCCATGTGCAGCATAATAAAAGCAGTGTAATGTGCAACACATTACactactttaattattatttactacCCGGCCCCATGTGCCCACTGCCCATCAACCCATCTATCCCTACCCCACTCAACAGAAAAGTACAAACCATCTCCCAATCACAACctgccaatcagaaaatttcacaatcacaataCATATTACTAATCAATATCTCACCAACACACACTGAGTCACTGACCAACAAGCAACAACAACGGATAAGATAAAGCTAAGATATAGCCAAAAAAcagacaaaaagaaaattaaagttaaaGAGTAAAGATtggttcccaaaaaaaaaaaaaaagagagagagagtaaagatTCGGTAGCCAATCAGAGTCTTAcagttcaaaagagagagagagagagttactgaCTCAGActagaataaagagagagagagacatcagacattcatatttttcatttcatatttttcatttcagtgagagaaagagagagagagagtgagagactgagagagagtcagagagaaaaagagagagaaataccttgaggccGAGCACCGGAGTAGCTGAGACCGATCTGCGATCTGCGACGACGGGCAAGCGAGCGAGCGACGACGAGGGGCGAGCGAGCGACGACAAGGGGCGAGCGAGCAACGACGAGCGATGACGAGGGGCGAGCGAGCGACAATGACTAGACGAGGACGACGAGCAACAGAGCGAGTTGCACCTGTGAGCGACGTGACCGTCTCACCGTGGGTTTGGTTTGCTCTGGGTCTGGGGTTTGGTTTACTCtgtatttggtttctttttctttttttttgataaataccTCTGTATTGCAGTGTTGGGTAATGGGGTTTGGTTTGCTTTTGCTCTGTATAGAGTATAGACTGTATTGATCTCTGCCAACAACATGACCGTGGTTTGATTTCTGATTTActctgtactttttttttttggggtgagaATCCATGGGTTTGCTACCTCCGTATTATGTTGGGCTTGCCGTGGGCAGTGGGCTTGGCTCtgttaccaattttttttttttttttttcagatttttgctcaaaaatttttttttgggttttttttttttttttttttggcttgaaagtagaacggataattttattattattatttaatttgagggtgttcctaattctggattgagggtgttcctaatatggattgaatataaattttttttttttaatttttttcaggtcagggtgttcttgggaacaccctgacctgtaCGTGGCGCCGCCACTGGTTTTCAGTCATCAATATATAGAGGAACAAAATTGTCTTATGCTCTTTTCACCCAAACTATATAGCCTTATGCccccttcccaaactaatttaggaaatacccctcttttgaaattcgattttctcaaaatcaagttaagccCTAGAGTGATgtttttaagaacctatagtggcattttgtaactcaagttccatgaaatcgagttacaaaacgtcactataagtcttaaaaacgtcattataggactctagaatttttttttttttaactcgattttgagaaaatcgaattacaaaagaggggcatttccctaattaatttgaaaaggggggcataaggctatataatttgggtgaaaatggCATAAGGCCATTTTGTCCATATATAGAGTATATACCAATCAACCATTTGTTCTTGCATTATTGCACTCTATCAATCGATCATACACTCTAAAAAACAAGGCTCCCTCTGTCCCCATTTCCATTCTGGTAGTAGCATTGGTTCTTTGTATCTTCATGCATGCCCACTGGCGGCTCTACATGTTAATCAGcggaattgatttttttttttttatataatactttaaaattttttaattttaaattaatatgggtTGTTAACCTCCCTAAAAAAAAGCTTGACcaccctaaataaaaatttgagtccattaaaaataaaatttgatctctccaaaattttggtccattgGAGGTTGAAccaaagaatttcaaaaaatgtaatttttacaatattttcacaacagtttcacaaataaattttaagtaataaggTGTTACTGACTGTAATTAGTAGACAAAAAAGTGATTTCTgtggtaagttcaaattagaagtAGTAAAAACTGCtcatttaagatttgttgtaaaagtgttgtgaaaatgttacaaacgtaacacttctcaaaaagtgatttttttttttttttttcaaaaccaaatgtaAATACTCTTAAATATTAATGTGTATGGTAGACCATTGGCACCTTtggaataaattatataaactcCCAAGAGCATTTGCATCAATGTTTGCATAATAGAAAAAGTACTACATTTTAGCCAATTAATCCCAAAATTCACCCACATCAGGTCATGTAAAGTTGTGTAAAATACATAGTTACTacaataatcttataaatttaCATTAGCACTGTTCATTTGGCATTTagtattttattcctttttttatgtatcttgaggataaagaaaaagagtaaatgGTAGTTATtatgtgaagaaagagaaacaattaaaaaaatcaagaaaatttgatattttaatgaaacgtaacttaaatttgataatatgatgtgtggtgttttgaaaaataagtgtAAAATAGGAAAATTTGGTTCTAATGCTAAAATAGTTAATAATTTCTGCACCAGCTCACCTCCCTGAGTAAAACTGAGTATATGGTCTATGAAAttgcattttccttttaagctttttattttattttttataactctGAGCCTTTACTTTCTTATCGTTTTATAATTCTTATTACCAAACACTAAGAATACTGATTGAACTACTAAGGTTCTTCGCAACTGCGTCTGCGTCCTAGTTAAGTCCTAACTCAAATTGCAAGCTACGCTGCAAGTCCTCTAGATAGAATCTTGACTAAACAATCAAACTAACGACAGTGGAATGTGAAAATGTTGGCTTCAATTGCATTACGAGGAAAATTCGAAGATAAATTAATTTCCACGATGATATAATTATATGGAGGAAATCTTGCGGGAAGGTTCCAAAAAGACAATAGTACTTGGTGAGAATCACGTTGGTATTCATTCaaagtcaaaaagaaaaagaaaaagtagcgCACTCATTTAAAGTGATGTTCAGTCATCAATGTATATAGCAATCAACCATTTGTTCTTGCATTTGCACTCATCAATCAATCATACACTCTAACAAACATGGCTCCCTCTTCCTTTGTCTCCATTTCCATTCTGGTAGTAGCATTGGTTCTTTGTATCTTCATGCATGCCACAACAATGGTTAATGCAGCTGTCTCTATGGCAGCTTCGAAATCACCAGCGCTAGAACTAGAAGCGAAGGCTCTGATGGAGACTAGGTGGTGGATTTTTCCTTCCAACGGTAAATACTTAAGTCATTGCCAGTGGTATGGTATTACATGCAATGATGGAAGCGTCACAGAGATTGACATGGCTAGGTTCTATCTAGGATATGAGATAAGTAAATTGAACTTCTCTTGCTTCCCGAATTTGGTCCGTCTCAGTCTTTCTCTCACGGGACTTCAGGGGAGCATCCCACATGAGATAGGTACACTTTCGAAGCTCACCTACCTTGATCTATCCAACAATGTTCTGGAAGGTGAGTTGCCTATTTCACTTGCAAACCTCACTCAATTAGTGACCTTTAATATATCTTATAATTCAATCAGTGGTTCTATCCCCAAAGTCGTCGGAAATTTAAAGAATCTTCTTAAATTAGATCTAGGTTCAAATTATTTCATTGGACCAATCCCCACAGAGATATATCTTTTAACCAATCTCACATATTTGAGTGCACAAGGTAATCAACTCACTGGTGAATTACCTCTTTCAATTGCAAACCTCACTCAATTAGTGACACTTGACCTTTCTTATAATCTAATCAAAGGTTCCATCCCCAAAGAATTGGGAAATTTAAAGAATCTTCAAGAATTAAGtctaaataataacaaattcaCCGGACCAATCCTTTCAGCTCTTGCTTTTTTAACCAATCTTTCCAATTTGGATTTGTCTTTTAATGAAATCAATGGTCCTATTCCCCTAGAATTAGGAAACAATAAGAATTTGAGTTCCTTGAACCTCACTAATAACAGGCTCACTGGCTTCATCCCTCCTTCTTTGGGCAAATTAACCAATTTGGTCACTTTGTCTCTTCATTCAAACCAAATCAATGGCTCCATCCCTTCTTCTTTGGGCAATTTAACCAATTTGGTCACTTTGTCTCTTCATTCGAACCAAATCAGTGCCTCCATCCCTTCTTCTTTGGGCAAATTAACCAATTTGGTCACTTTGTCTCTTCATTCGAACCAAATCACTGGCTCCATCCCTTCTTCTTTGGGCGAATCAACCAATTTGGTCACTTTGTCTCTTCATTCGAACCAAATCACTAGCTCCATCCCTTCTTCTTTGGGCGAATCAACCAATTTGGTCACTTTGTCTCTTCATTCGAACCAAATCACTGGCTCGATCCCTTCTTCTTTGGGCGAATCAACCAATTTGGTCACTTTGTCTCTTCAGTCGAACCAAATCAGTGGCTCGATCCCTTCTTCTTTGAGCAAATTAACCAATTTGGTCACTTTGTCTCTTCAGTCGAACCAAATCAGTGGCTCGATCCCTTCTTCTTTGGGCAAATTAACCAATTTGGTCACTTTGTCTCTTCAGTCGAACCAAATTAGTGGctccattccttcttctttgggCAAATTAACCAATTTGGTCACTTTGTCTCTTTAATTGAACCAAATCAGTGGTTCCATCCCTTCTTCTTTGGGTAATTTAACCAATTTGGTCACTTTGTCTCTTCATTGGAACCAAATCAGTGGTTCCATCCCTTCTTCTTTGGGTAATTTAACCAATTTGGTCACTTTGT is a genomic window of Quercus lobata isolate SW786 chromosome 2, ValleyOak3.0 Primary Assembly, whole genome shotgun sequence containing:
- the LOC115972055 gene encoding uncharacterized protein LOC115972055; translation: MDLPLGFHSKGESHSSTSATPLVCKLVKSLYGLKQVSRQWNAKLSATIVQLGFKQSQADHSLFVHTDGSSFTALLVYVDDMIITGNDSACVAKLKFLLDQKFGIKDLGSLKYFLGLEIARSAKGISINQRKYALEVLKEAGMLGCKPVKSPMEQQLKLSKADGELLKDAGQYRRLIGKLMYLTLSRPDIAYAVHRLSQYLAQPRIPHMKAATRILQYIKGTPGQGVFFPVESDLQLKAFCDADWAGCPDTRKSLTGYCVFLGDSLISWRSKKQDIVSRSSVEAEYRSMATTTCEVTWLLYLLRDLHIPHERPVLLYCDNQAAIHISANLVFHERSKHIEADCHKVRNRVLDGTIKMFYVSSRNQLADIFTKALGVDQFSRLLARLGVINIFAQNTVSRV